From the Niveibacterium microcysteis genome, the window TCAGTGCTGAGCCAGCGCGCGCTCAAGCGCTACCGCGGCGCCGGTAAAGGCAGGGTAGGCGGAGTGGATGACAAATACGGGCACGGTTTCCAGATAAGGCCGGAATCGTCCTTTGTCTTCGAACCGGCTGCGGAACGGCGAACGGTCGAAGAAGTCACCCAGTCGCGGAATGATACCGCCACCGATGAACACGCCTCCCTTGGCACCCAGCGTCAGCGCAAGATTGCCCGCAATTGTGCCCAACATGCCGCAGAACATGTTGACCGAATCCAAAGCGAGTGCATTGGAGCCGTCCAGGGCGCCGTTGGTGATCGCAGGTGCGTCCAGCCCTGGCGAGGGGAGGCCGCGAACGGCAGCGAGCGATTCGTGCAGCGTGACCAAGCCCGGGCCAGAGATCAGGCGCTCGGCGGAAACGTGCGGGAAAGTCTCGCGCGCCTTGGCGATCACAGCGGTCTCCTCCGCATTTGTGCCCACCATCGTTACATGCCCGCCTTCACCCTCAAGCGGCAGGTAGCCTTCGGCGGATGGCACCAAACCGGATACGCCCAGGCCGGTACCTGGGCCCAGCACGGCAATGGCGCGGTTCTCTTCGCGCTTGCCGCCGCCAACCTGATGCAACTCGTTGTCGGGCAAGAAGGGCAGGGACAGCGCGAGCGCCGTGAAATCGTTGATGAAGACAAGTCGGGTGAATCCGAGTTGCTGGCGCACGGCGTCGATCGAGAATGCCCAAGTGTGGTTGGTCATCTTGATCCGATCGCCGTCGATCGGGTTTGCAATACCGATCGCACCTGAGGTCGGGCGGTCTCCGCCGACCTCTGCGAGATAGGCCTCGATTGCCTCCGCCGGGCCAGCGTAGTTCGCGCCGGGCAGGGTGCGAATGTCCTCAATCGGCCCGCCCTCAGAGCGGATCAGCGCAAAGCGAGCGTTTGTGCCACCAATGTCGCCGAGGAGGCGAGGATAGGTGCTAGCGGCACCAGAAGACATGACAGGGGACCCTTTCCTGGTTAAGTGCGAATCGAATTGGCAGCCGTTCCACGTCGTGGCCGGCGAGCGCGTCGCCGAGCAGTGACCATTTGGCGGCACCGGTAATGTGGACTGCAATGTTATGAGCGCGGAGGAGACGCGGCGCTGTAAGCGTGATACGCCACCGCGGCGCCTTGCTGGTGTTTTCGGTTGCAAGGCAGGCGTCACCGGAGGCATCGAATAAGCCTGCGGCGATCTGCGGTGAGCCGGGGAACAGCGACGCGGTGTGGCCGTCTTCGCCCATTCCGAGAATGACAACGTCGAACGGGCAGTCCAGTGCCGCTAACGCCCTGCTGGCGAGTCGCGCTCCGACAGATGGGGTGTC encodes:
- the pgl gene encoding 6-phosphogluconolactonase, with protein sequence MALQVHAHQSANALDATLARWVGARLSDGISQRGHASMVVSGGKTPLGFFEQLRTLDLDWNKVTVTLADERWVATDHADSNELLVRKHLLADKASVARFIPLKFEADTPSVGARLASRALAALDCPFDVVILGMGEDGHTASLFPGSPQIAAGLFDASGDACLATENTSKAPRWRITLTAPRLLRAHNIAVHITGAAKWSLLGDALAGHDVERLPIRFALNQERVPCHVFWCR
- a CDS encoding glucokinase, whose amino-acid sequence is MSSGAASTYPRLLGDIGGTNARFALIRSEGGPIEDIRTLPGANYAGPAEAIEAYLAEVGGDRPTSGAIGIANPIDGDRIKMTNHTWAFSIDAVRQQLGFTRLVFINDFTALALSLPFLPDNELHQVGGGKREENRAIAVLGPGTGLGVSGLVPSAEGYLPLEGEGGHVTMVGTNAEETAVIAKARETFPHVSAERLISGPGLVTLHESLAAVRGLPSPGLDAPAITNGALDGSNALALDSVNMFCGMLGTIAGNLALTLGAKGGVFIGGGIIPRLGDFFDRSPFRSRFEDKGRFRPYLETVPVFVIHSAYPAFTGAAVALERALAQH